Below is a window of Hydrogenispora ethanolica DNA.
TGGCTCCCAATAAACGCATGCCCTTGGCCAGGTAATCGGCGGGGGAAGCCAGCATTTCACCTTGACCGGTTTTGATCCAATCGGGATTGGCTGCAAACCGGACAATTAGGGCATTTAAGAAAGCTTCCGAAGGCTCTAATTTTCCTGCTTCAATTCTGGAGATATTCGCCAAGCTCATGCCAATCTCTTGATGAAGTTCTTTTCGAGATAATTTGAAATGCTCTCTGAATTGTTGTACTCGTAAACCAACAAAATTATTGTGCATGAAGTAATTTATCTCCTTGACATATTTGCACGATGCGAATATAATGAGACTATAAACAAAATATGTAATATATTTCCTAAAAAAGGAACAACAAGACCGGACCCAAGCATGCTATTTTGGGTCTTAAGTTCTTATGCCCTAAATATAATGATACTAATTATACCATATTTTTACGAAACGTAGAAAAGGACCATGCAACAAACAGAGCTAAATCCGATCGATATCCTAAAACAGCAGATCGCCGCCAGCCGCCGGATGCTTCATGATCTCTGGAACGCCCACGGCGCTAGCGACCCAACCGTCGTGGCCGCCAGCGTCGAGCTGGATCGTTTGATCAACCAGTACCACCGGCTGAAGTGGGAGCGGGCGGACCGGCCGGATTATCAAGAGGTTTCGGAATAGTCGGGCAGGCCGGAAATATCATACCGATATGCCAAAATAACAAGGGGTCAGCATCTTGCATGCTGACCTTTTTGAAACGAAAAGAGGGCTATTTTCGTCCTGGACCTATCCTCCGGCTCCTTCCCTGACAGGGGAAGGAGAGTCGTTTTTCGAGGAACGTGAGGCATATCCGAACCTCGTACCCTAGTTACCTATGCTGAGGTGGAAATGTCGTTATCAAAAAGTTTAGGCAAGTATGACCGGTGAAAAAATCACCTACCGGATTCATTTTTGCTGATAAACTATAATTTGAAATGTAGCAGATAAGGCACACGTCTTGGCCAAATATCGCTCCTTTCTTGCCAGGAAAGGAGCGGAGGATAGGTCGCTTTTCCAACCAGTAGCACCGGTTGAAGTGGGAGCGAACGGACCGGCCCGTTCCCAACTCTTGCGATTCATTGGCAATCTTTTGA
It encodes the following:
- a CDS encoding aspartyl-phosphate phosphatase Spo0E family protein, encoding MQQTELNPIDILKQQIAASRRMLHDLWNAHGASDPTVVAASVELDRLINQYHRLKWERADRPDYQEVSE